A genomic stretch from Caulobacter sp. FWC2 includes:
- a CDS encoding histidine-type phosphatase gives MSHFARLCAVLLMLAPSVSAAAGASEDHLEKVVILSRHGVRAAMSSPERLEEASARPWPRFEVPAGHLTARGGQLIEQMGAYYRQLYVAQGLLKSGDCGQTYFWANQTQRTIATARAYARTIAPGCAVDVHAVGEGTDDPMFEPVKAGVVKADAALARAAVAGRAGGDLTAWSGSHRQEVETLDAFLMQCAKGPCPPVAGKRRATASRPGFAENGEMAELTGPEAFASGVTESLLMAWADGRDFTALGWKGVDEDMLTRVFFLHQAEFDLRLRTPYVAKILAGHLAGRLLATLEDGDGASATAIGPQDAKLVVIAGHDGTLASLGGLLRAEWTLPGYQPNQIQPGGALVFERWRRADGVRVIRARFTGQSLEQLRAATPLSLTTPPLAAPVFIPGCSTATPAFDCPLKDFQAVVGRAIGP, from the coding sequence ATGTCTCATTTCGCGCGTCTCTGCGCCGTCTTGCTGATGCTGGCGCCGTCGGTGTCGGCTGCCGCCGGCGCGTCGGAAGATCACCTCGAGAAGGTGGTGATCCTTAGCCGCCATGGCGTCCGCGCGGCCATGTCCTCGCCAGAGCGGCTCGAGGAGGCTTCGGCCCGTCCGTGGCCGCGCTTCGAGGTTCCGGCCGGTCACCTGACCGCGCGCGGCGGCCAGCTGATCGAGCAGATGGGCGCCTACTATCGCCAGCTCTACGTGGCGCAGGGCCTGCTGAAGTCCGGTGACTGCGGACAGACCTATTTCTGGGCCAACCAGACCCAACGGACCATCGCCACGGCGCGGGCCTATGCGCGGACGATCGCGCCAGGCTGCGCGGTCGACGTCCATGCTGTCGGCGAGGGCACGGACGACCCGATGTTCGAACCGGTGAAGGCAGGCGTCGTCAAGGCGGACGCCGCCTTGGCGCGCGCTGCGGTGGCCGGAAGAGCCGGCGGCGACCTCACGGCGTGGAGCGGGAGCCACCGCCAGGAGGTCGAGACGCTCGACGCCTTTCTCATGCAGTGCGCCAAGGGGCCTTGCCCCCCCGTGGCTGGCAAGCGTCGGGCTACGGCCTCTCGACCCGGTTTCGCCGAAAATGGGGAGATGGCCGAGCTGACGGGTCCTGAAGCCTTCGCTTCGGGCGTCACCGAGAGCCTGCTGATGGCCTGGGCCGACGGGCGGGACTTCACCGCCCTGGGCTGGAAGGGCGTCGACGAAGACATGCTGACGCGCGTCTTCTTCCTTCATCAGGCCGAGTTCGATCTGCGCCTGCGCACACCCTACGTGGCCAAGATCCTGGCAGGGCATCTGGCTGGCCGACTGCTGGCCACGCTGGAGGACGGCGATGGCGCCTCCGCCACAGCGATCGGACCTCAGGACGCCAAGCTGGTGGTGATCGCTGGACACGACGGCACCCTGGCGAGCTTGGGGGGCTTGCTGCGCGCCGAGTGGACGCTGCCCGGCTATCAACCCAACCAGATCCAGCCGGGCGGAGCGCTCGTCTTCGAACGCTGGCGTCGGGCCGACGGCGTGCGGGTGATCCGGGCGCGCTTCACGGGGCAAAGCCTGGAGCAACTGCGCGCCGCGACTCCTCTGTCGCTGACGACGCCACCGCTGGCCGCGCCGGTCTTCATCCCCGGCTGCAGCACCGCGACACCGGCGTTCGACTGTCCGTTGAAGGACTTTCAGGCCGTCGTGGGGCGCGCGATCGGTCCCTGA
- a CDS encoding glycosyl hydrolase 115 family protein gives MGKQASWPRLAGCLLAAALWPLGALAAKAPDPVKAEAIFSDGPTRGGFALVAPGKAPTIVVDSADARVVRHAAEDLAEDIKTVTGQVAPVKGEATGGTAILVGTLGHSAMIDRLVASGRIDVSRLKGAWESFVITTLDRPLPGVDKAVVVIGSDRRGAAFGVYELAQQMGVSPWAWWADVTPKHRDTLFVRAGAKRFGPPSVRYRGIFVNDEDWGLYPWAAKTFDPQRGDIGPKTYRRIFTLLLRLKANTLWPAMHHTTAPFNDDPANAKLADEYGIVMGSSHAEAMLRNNVGEWKDDPAKFNYATNPEGVKAYWDERAKANAPYESLWTVGMRGIHDTGMVGPKTMQEKVALLDKIISDQRQILSREVSTDTAKVPQIFVPYKEVLEIYRAGVKVPDDVTIVWPDDNFGYIRQFASAEEAGRKGGAGVYYHLSYLGYPLAYLWLATTPPALVQEEMIHAWDKGARNVWIANVGDIKPAEIGTSHFLEMAWDIDRLRGRTQRQFLEDWTARNLGPDLSAKTAELLDTYYRLNFERRPEHLEWQPQAESRHLSSYTPAQVNDRLRAFRRLATETQATGQRVPPELSDAWFELVEFPIRISAAANMRFFAAERYNELIDSDQAMARSAGGAAVLAQAEINALTTRFNERIAGGKWRWLMPEEPADSQWRIYRARSIPLPGAGLTADPAKFLAVVDAPTRTEEPIIEAEAFTANTGWRLVEGLGRGRGVMVADSKGATLTFQVDVASSGRRLQLGVLPIFPDGQAKEIEAEVSIDGAPPERVRWPRAVGSPAWAQGVLDNLLKATVGPELSPGRHTIRVTSAVGRVGLDQLRLVEPETVLTHENH, from the coding sequence ATGGGCAAGCAGGCGTCGTGGCCGCGACTGGCGGGATGTCTTCTCGCGGCGGCGCTTTGGCCGCTCGGCGCCCTCGCGGCCAAGGCGCCCGATCCCGTCAAGGCCGAGGCCATCTTCAGCGATGGGCCGACACGCGGCGGCTTCGCACTGGTCGCGCCGGGCAAGGCGCCGACGATCGTCGTCGACTCCGCCGACGCCCGCGTCGTGCGGCACGCGGCCGAGGACCTGGCTGAAGACATCAAGACCGTCACCGGACAAGTCGCGCCTGTTAAAGGCGAGGCGACAGGCGGCACGGCCATTCTGGTCGGTACGCTGGGTCATAGCGCCATGATCGACCGGCTGGTCGCTTCGGGCCGTATCGACGTCTCGCGCCTGAAGGGAGCCTGGGAGAGCTTCGTCATCACGACGCTGGATCGTCCGCTGCCCGGCGTCGACAAGGCCGTGGTCGTGATCGGCAGTGATCGCCGTGGCGCGGCTTTCGGCGTCTATGAACTGGCTCAGCAGATGGGCGTCTCGCCGTGGGCCTGGTGGGCTGACGTCACCCCAAAGCATCGCGATACTTTGTTCGTCCGCGCGGGCGCCAAGCGTTTCGGCCCGCCGTCGGTGCGCTATCGCGGGATCTTCGTCAACGACGAGGACTGGGGCCTCTATCCCTGGGCCGCCAAGACCTTCGACCCGCAGCGCGGCGATATCGGTCCGAAGACCTATCGCCGGATCTTCACCTTGCTGCTGCGCCTGAAGGCCAACACCTTGTGGCCGGCCATGCACCACACCACAGCGCCGTTCAATGATGACCCGGCCAACGCCAAGCTAGCTGACGAATACGGTATCGTCATGGGCTCGTCCCACGCCGAGGCCATGCTGCGCAACAATGTCGGCGAGTGGAAGGACGATCCGGCCAAGTTCAACTACGCGACCAATCCCGAGGGCGTGAAAGCCTATTGGGACGAGCGCGCCAAGGCCAATGCGCCCTATGAAAGCCTGTGGACCGTCGGCATGCGCGGCATCCACGACACCGGCATGGTCGGACCCAAGACGATGCAGGAAAAGGTGGCGCTGCTCGACAAGATCATCAGCGACCAGCGTCAGATCCTGAGCCGGGAGGTCTCGACCGACACCGCCAAGGTCCCGCAGATCTTCGTGCCGTATAAAGAGGTGCTGGAGATCTACCGCGCCGGCGTGAAGGTCCCCGACGATGTCACCATCGTCTGGCCCGATGACAATTTCGGCTACATCCGACAGTTCGCCAGCGCCGAGGAGGCCGGGCGCAAGGGCGGGGCGGGCGTCTATTATCACCTGTCCTACCTCGGCTATCCGCTGGCCTATCTCTGGCTGGCCACGACGCCGCCGGCCCTGGTGCAGGAGGAGATGATCCACGCCTGGGATAAGGGCGCGCGCAATGTCTGGATCGCCAATGTCGGCGACATCAAGCCCGCCGAGATTGGAACCAGCCACTTCCTCGAGATGGCCTGGGATATCGATCGTTTGCGCGGTCGCACCCAGCGCCAGTTCCTGGAAGACTGGACGGCGCGCAACCTGGGGCCGGACCTCTCGGCCAAGACCGCAGAACTGCTCGACACCTATTACCGGCTGAATTTCGAGCGCCGTCCCGAACATCTGGAATGGCAGCCCCAGGCCGAGAGCCGTCACCTCAGCAGCTATACGCCCGCCCAAGTGAACGACCGCCTGCGGGCGTTCCGTCGGCTGGCCACCGAGACGCAGGCGACGGGACAACGGGTTCCGCCCGAACTTTCCGACGCCTGGTTCGAGCTCGTCGAGTTCCCGATCCGGATCTCAGCGGCCGCCAACATGCGGTTCTTCGCGGCGGAACGCTACAATGAGCTGATCGACAGCGATCAGGCCATGGCGCGCTCGGCCGGCGGGGCGGCGGTGCTGGCCCAGGCCGAGATCAACGCCTTGACCACGCGCTTCAACGAGCGGATCGCGGGCGGCAAGTGGCGCTGGCTGATGCCCGAGGAGCCGGCCGATAGCCAGTGGCGGATCTACCGCGCGCGCTCCATTCCGTTGCCTGGCGCAGGCTTGACCGCCGACCCGGCGAAGTTTCTGGCGGTGGTCGACGCCCCCACGCGAACCGAAGAACCGATCATCGAAGCCGAGGCCTTCACCGCCAACACCGGCTGGCGCCTGGTCGAAGGCCTGGGGCGGGGGCGCGGGGTGATGGTCGCGGACAGCAAGGGCGCCACCTTGACCTTCCAGGTCGACGTCGCCTCCAGCGGTCGTCGCCTGCAACTGGGCGTCCTGCCGATCTTCCCCGATGGCCAGGCCAAGGAGATCGAGGCGGAGGTCAGCATCGACGGCGCTCCGCCCGAGCGCGTGCGTTGGCCGCGCGCCGTCGGCTCGCCGGCATGGGCCCAGGGCGTGCTCGATAACCTGCTGAAGGCGACCGTCGGGCCGGAACTGAGCCCCGGGCGGCACACGATCCGCGTCACTTCGGCGGTCGGCCGCGTCGGCTTGGATCAGTTGCGTCTCGTTGAGCCCGAGACGGTTCTGACCCACGAAAACCACTGA